The genomic interval GCTCGATCTCGTACTCCACCAGCAGGCCGGACGTCGACACCTTCCGCCCGTCCAGGACCGCGGCGACCAGCTGGTCGCGCAGCGGCCCGGGAAAGGCGAGCAGGAAGGGCTTGAGCGCTTCACGGTTCGGCATGGGCGCCAGTCTGGCACCGGGCCCCTTCGCTGCGCGCGGTAAATCTGACGGGACGGTGACGGCCCGCCGCCGCCCCTGGCGTCCGGGCGCCCCGGGTGCTCGAATCGTGGGGTGAACAGTTCCCCACCCGACGACGGGCCGGACGGTGTCGGCGCCCCCGTCGGCCGCCGCGTGGTCCTGGCCATGCTGGGCCTCGGCGCCGCCGGGCTCGTCGCCGCGCCCGTGCTGCAACGGACCCTGGAATCGGGCCTGGGCGCGGTCGCCGGCAAGGACCCCACCGGGCTCACCGGGCTGCTGCCCAACGGCGGCGGCTTCCGCTACTACTCGGTCGCCTCCTCCGTACCGGCCAAGGGCGCCGCGGACTACCGGCTGAAGGTGGACGGGCTCGTCGACCGCCCGGCCACGTACACGCTGGACGCGCTGCGCGGGATGCGGCAGACCCGTACCGTCCGGGACGTCCAGTGCGTCACCGGCTGGCGGGTCCCGGAGACCGCCTTCGAGGGCGTGCGGCTCTCCGCCCTGCTGGACGCGGCCGGGGTGCGGCCGGGGGCCAAGGCCGTCCGCTTCACCTGCTTCGACGGGACCTACAGCGAGAGCCTGACGCTCGACCAGGCCCGCCGCGCCGATGTGCTCGTGGCGCTGCGGATGGACGGCAAGCCCGTGTCCCACGCCCATGGCGGGCCGGTGCGGCTGTACGTGGCCCCGATGTACTTCTACAAGTCCGCGAAATGGCTCTCCGGGATCACCGTCACGGACTCCGTGCGCCCCGGCTACTGGGAGAAGCTCGGTTATGACGTCGACGCCTGGGTCGGCCGGTCCAACGGCCGCGACGACGCCCCCACGGTCTGAACCGGCCGGCCGAATCCACCGGTTCGCCCGCCCGGTACGCCTGGTGCACCGGGCCACGGCCGCGCTGACGCTGCTGTGCGTGGCCTCGGCCGCCTGCCTGTACGTGCCGCAGCTCGCCGAACTCGTCGGCCGCCGCCACCTCGTGGTCACCGTGCACGAGTGGTCCGGGCTGCTCATCC from Streptomyces drozdowiczii carries:
- a CDS encoding molybdopterin-dependent oxidoreductase, with translation MNSSPPDDGPDGVGAPVGRRVVLAMLGLGAAGLVAAPVLQRTLESGLGAVAGKDPTGLTGLLPNGGGFRYYSVASSVPAKGAADYRLKVDGLVDRPATYTLDALRGMRQTRTVRDVQCVTGWRVPETAFEGVRLSALLDAAGVRPGAKAVRFTCFDGTYSESLTLDQARRADVLVALRMDGKPVSHAHGGPVRLYVAPMYFYKSAKWLSGITVTDSVRPGYWEKLGYDVDAWVGRSNGRDDAPTV